The following proteins are encoded in a genomic region of Streptococcus equi subsp. equi:
- a CDS encoding membrane protein codes for MTKQDFLDKLKQQINHLPQKDYQEIIDHFTEYFDEAGPDHEQAILKELGNPEDIAKELLKALDLPEKTDEDDWTNWEVDNKTKSEASSQKLEPIVDIRYSLLNHDLTIETADIPYPTISYDDNRITISQDSDGMLNIIEDSAVQTIQYGFHFLDRWLAKYQPITLTLPVNHHLKKISGESDNNDVTIRHIHCDSIVSNTYNGTISISHLSDSTVNLSSKNGNIILEHCNIQSSKCQAKNANLSCDNSTLINCQLNNNNGNIRLEASQLTETFIENKNGNIIGQQLSFSNDITIINKNGIIDINCPRENLIYYDVKASNNNGFVTISQEAGRQTPFKAQLTISNNNGLISVS; via the coding sequence ATGACTAAACAAGATTTTCTAGACAAGCTAAAGCAGCAGATCAACCATTTACCTCAAAAGGATTACCAAGAAATCATTGACCATTTTACAGAGTATTTTGACGAGGCTGGTCCTGACCATGAACAAGCTATTCTTAAAGAACTGGGAAATCCAGAGGACATTGCCAAGGAGCTATTAAAAGCCTTAGATCTCCCCGAAAAAACAGACGAAGATGACTGGACGAATTGGGAAGTTGACAACAAAACAAAGTCAGAAGCAAGCTCACAAAAGCTTGAGCCAATAGTTGACATTCGCTATAGTCTGCTTAACCATGATTTAACCATTGAAACTGCTGACATTCCTTACCCTACTATTTCATACGATGATAATCGCATCACAATAAGCCAAGATAGTGACGGCATGCTCAATATCATTGAAGACTCAGCAGTACAAACAATACAGTATGGCTTTCATTTCCTAGACCGCTGGCTTGCAAAATATCAACCCATTACCTTGACACTACCTGTCAACCACCACCTGAAAAAAATCTCTGGAGAAAGTGACAACAACGATGTCACCATAAGGCATATACATTGTGATAGCATTGTCTCTAACACTTACAATGGAACGATTTCTATCAGTCATTTATCAGATAGCACTGTCAACCTAAGCAGCAAAAATGGGAACATTATTTTAGAGCATTGCAATATCCAGTCTAGTAAATGTCAAGCCAAAAATGCTAACCTCAGCTGTGACAATAGCACCCTAATAAATTGCCAGCTGAACAATAACAATGGAAACATCAGATTAGAAGCAAGTCAGCTAACAGAAACCTTCATTGAAAACAAAAACGGTAATATCATAGGGCAGCAGCTGTCCTTTTCCAATGACATCACTATCATCAATAAGAATGGAATCATTGACATCAATTGTCCTAGAGAAAACCTCATCTACTATGACGTAAAGGCTTCAAATAATAATGGATTTGTAACGATTAGTCAAGAAGCAGGTCGTCAAACACCCTTTAAAGCACAGCTTACCATTTCCAATAATAATGGTCTTATCTCCGTAAGCTAA
- a CDS encoding membrane protein, whose translation MLEGLKAIIKNRKLVVTMIGVALVPALYNLSFLGSMWDPYGRVDQLPVAVVNQDKPAYLNNKRLTIGNDMVDNMSKNKELDYHFVAADTAQKGLEKGRYYMTITLPKDLSQKATTLLDQQPEKLIVSYQTSKGHSFIASKMGESAMNHLREAVSKNIRKTYITSVFKSMHQLQSGLKEASNGGQQLAAGLVIARASSQLMSRHLNTLSESSARLSQGAGNLSSGIAAYTAGVGQLDTAGLGQLAADMPAYLDGVSRLSKGANQLNAGLTQLALGSDLSQDKQANIQALMASLPKLNQAIQQLKTNLSLSLAPNVDSGAIAKHLADMTRLVQELVVDDTADKNNQLAALQATATYQGLNSEQQEELSSAISNTSTKVTISAKAMLTSLQAMSEELEAMSTSAGVADQLRDFKALVNQLAYQADQILPSTGKALSELSTGLRAVHSATTAQLLSGSQALAGGFNQLTAKNEALTAGLSTLATGATALNHQSSQLLAGGQQLTVGANQLAFGANQLSSGSSQLTDGLTTLSTGLSSLTTSLSKASDQLSMAWVEDQNADMVSDPVALSEKDKDKVRTNGIGMAPYMIAVSLMVVALSTNIIFAEALSGKPIKDRWDWAKQKLLINGMISTVGSVILYAALQLLGFEANDGIKTLGFIMLSGWALMALVTALVSWDARYGAFASLIMLLLQVGAAGGSYPIELSGQIFQILHPYLPMSYIVSGLRQTISLTAQIGLETSVLVGFLLSFMAIGVLIYRPKDKQSS comes from the coding sequence ATGCTAGAAGGATTAAAAGCAATAATCAAAAATCGTAAGCTAGTAGTGACAATGATTGGGGTTGCTCTAGTACCAGCTCTCTATAATTTGTCCTTTTTAGGGTCCATGTGGGATCCTTATGGTCGGGTTGATCAGTTGCCTGTAGCAGTTGTGAATCAGGATAAGCCTGCTTACTTGAATAACAAGAGACTGACTATTGGTAACGATATGGTAGACAATATGTCTAAAAATAAGGAATTGGATTATCATTTTGTGGCTGCAGATACCGCACAAAAGGGCTTGGAAAAGGGTCGTTATTATATGACGATTACGTTGCCAAAGGATTTGTCACAAAAGGCCACTACGCTATTAGATCAGCAGCCAGAGAAGCTGATTGTTAGCTATCAAACTAGTAAGGGCCATAGCTTTATCGCTTCTAAAATGGGTGAATCTGCTATGAATCACTTGAGAGAGGCTGTTTCTAAAAATATAAGGAAGACCTATATCACCTCCGTTTTTAAGAGCATGCATCAGCTCCAATCTGGTCTAAAGGAAGCTTCAAATGGCGGTCAGCAATTAGCCGCTGGCTTAGTAATTGCTAGGGCAAGCAGTCAGCTAATGTCAAGGCATTTGAACACCTTGTCTGAATCAAGTGCTCGCTTGTCTCAAGGAGCGGGTAATCTATCTAGTGGTATAGCTGCCTATACAGCCGGTGTTGGTCAGCTTGATACCGCGGGCTTAGGACAGCTAGCAGCTGATATGCCAGCGTATCTAGATGGTGTTTCTCGGTTATCCAAGGGTGCTAATCAGTTAAATGCTGGCTTGACCCAATTGGCTCTAGGAAGTGATCTGTCTCAAGACAAACAAGCTAATATTCAAGCTTTAATGGCTAGCCTACCAAAGCTTAATCAGGCTATCCAGCAGCTAAAGACCAATCTTTCCTTGTCTTTGGCACCAAATGTGGACTCAGGAGCCATTGCTAAGCATTTAGCCGATATGACGCGTTTAGTGCAGGAGCTTGTGGTAGATGATACTGCTGACAAGAACAATCAGCTAGCCGCTCTACAAGCTACAGCTACCTATCAAGGTCTCAACTCTGAGCAGCAGGAGGAGCTGAGCTCAGCTATTTCCAATACTTCAACTAAAGTAACAATATCAGCAAAGGCTATGTTGACATCACTGCAAGCCATGTCTGAGGAGCTAGAGGCTATGTCAACAAGTGCTGGTGTAGCTGATCAACTGAGGGACTTTAAAGCACTTGTTAATCAGCTGGCTTATCAAGCTGATCAAATCCTACCTAGCACAGGCAAGGCATTGTCAGAGCTTTCAACTGGTTTAAGGGCTGTTCACTCAGCGACAACAGCCCAGCTCTTATCAGGTAGTCAAGCTCTTGCTGGCGGCTTTAATCAATTGACAGCTAAGAATGAAGCTCTTACAGCAGGCCTGTCTACTCTTGCTACAGGGGCAACAGCTCTTAACCATCAATCCAGTCAATTATTAGCAGGTGGACAGCAGCTTACAGTAGGCGCTAATCAGCTAGCTTTTGGAGCCAATCAGCTCTCCTCTGGCAGCTCTCAGTTGACAGATGGCTTGACAACTCTGTCAACAGGTCTGTCAAGCTTAACGACCTCACTATCAAAAGCTTCTGACCAGCTTTCAATGGCTTGGGTAGAGGACCAGAATGCTGATATGGTATCTGATCCAGTAGCGTTATCAGAGAAGGACAAGGATAAGGTTAGGACCAATGGTATTGGCATGGCTCCTTATATGATTGCTGTGTCTCTAATGGTAGTTGCCTTGTCTACAAATATTATTTTTGCAGAGGCCTTATCTGGTAAGCCGATTAAAGATAGATGGGATTGGGCAAAGCAAAAATTACTGATCAATGGCATGATTTCGACCGTTGGCTCTGTTATTCTTTACGCTGCACTTCAACTGCTGGGCTTTGAAGCTAATGACGGTATCAAGACCTTAGGCTTTATTATGCTGAGTGGATGGGCCTTGATGGCTTTAGTGACTGCATTGGTCAGCTGGGATGCTCGATATGGTGCCTTTGCTTCGTTAATTATGCTGTTGCTACAGGTTGGTGCTGCGGGTGGTTCTTATCCTATTGAGTTGAGTGGTCAGATCTTCCAGATTCTCCATCCTTATCTTCCAATGTCTTATATTGTCTCTGGCCTTCGTCAGACAATATCATTAACTGCCCAGATAGGTTTAGAGACGAGTGTATTAGTTGGCTTTTTGTTAAGCTTTATGGCTATAGGAGTGCTGATTTATCGTCCAAAGGACAAGCAATCGTCCTAG
- a CDS encoding membrane protein, with product MTRDEYLAELDKYLRKLPKADYYEAAENSSQLELNDGSIKDSSITVADTKEENDYDYTDPSELAINHVTIKEKNTINGGDININTTLANPRDIAYHVTTRGNIKLSSRFSNAKLNTDAATGATSFHSDIANTVNQSDLSIH from the coding sequence ATGACAAGAGATGAATACCTAGCAGAGCTAGACAAATACCTACGAAAATTACCTAAAGCAGATTATTATGAAGCTGCTGAGAACTCAAGTCAGCTAGAACTTAACGACGGCAGTATCAAAGACTCTTCTATCACTGTAGCTGATACAAAAGAAGAAAACGACTATGACTATACAGACCCCTCCGAGCTTGCTATAAATCATGTCACAATCAAGGAGAAAAACACAATTAATGGCGGCGATATTAATATCAATACCACATTAGCAAATCCAAGAGATATTGCTTATCATGTCACAACAAGAGGCAACATCAAGCTCAGCTCTCGTTTTTCAAACGCCAAGCTTAACACAGACGCAGCAACAGGAGCTACTTCATTTCACTCTGACATAGCCAATACTGTCAATCAAAGCGACCTATCAATTCATTAA
- a CDS encoding TetR family transcriptional regulator, with translation MDSRKQQTKKAILNAMVSLLKTESFDDVTTVQLAKMAGISRSSFYTHYKDKYEMIDYYQQTFFHKLEYIFEKEYQNKEHAFLEVFEFLKREQLLSALLSSNGTREIQSFIINKVRLLITTDLQDKFSKDILSPTEKEYRSIYLAHAFFGVCQSWIAKGKKESPQEMTRFVLKMLSKT, from the coding sequence ATGGATAGCCGCAAGCAGCAAACCAAGAAGGCCATTCTTAATGCAATGGTGAGCTTACTAAAAACCGAAAGCTTCGATGATGTAACAACCGTTCAGCTTGCTAAAATGGCAGGCATTAGTCGTTCTAGCTTTTATACTCACTATAAAGACAAATATGAGATGATTGATTACTATCAACAAACCTTTTTTCACAAATTAGAATACATTTTTGAAAAAGAATACCAAAACAAGGAGCATGCTTTTTTAGAAGTATTTGAATTTCTCAAGCGAGAGCAACTACTATCTGCTCTGCTATCCTCCAATGGTACCCGAGAAATCCAAAGCTTTATCATTAACAAGGTTCGTCTGTTGATCACTACCGATCTTCAGGACAAGTTCAGTAAGGACATCTTGTCCCCAACCGAAAAGGAATATCGAAGCATCTACCTAGCACATGCCTTTTTCGGTGTCTGCCAAAGCTGGATTGCTAAAGGAAAAAAAGAATCCCCTCAGGAAATGACTCGTTTCGTCTTAAAAATGCTATCTAAAACATAG